GCCCAAAGCACTGACAAAGTATGCTGGACTGAGGTAGAAGCTTTGGAAGGCTTGCTCTCGTATTTGGCTGAGTTCTTGCATGGTCATGTTTGGAATCTCAAACGTTGGGGTTGCCGTGTCGTACTTATCAAAGTCAGTTATTTTCAGCGAGCCGTTGGCTTTGACTTCGTCATACATGGGTGTTCCTGGGTAAGGTGTGGCTATGTAGAAGCCGACATCATTAGGGTTGAGTTCCTTGATGAACCGTATTGTTTCCCAAGCGCTCTCCTTGGTTTCGCCTGGAAAGCCCAAAATGACTCCTGCAACCGTCATTAAGCCTGCTTCTTTTGCCCACTTAAACGCGCGCCTTGTCTGCGCGAGCGAGAAGCCTTTGCCCATGCTTTCTAATTGTTTCTTTGAGCCTGATTCAACGCCGAACCAAACACCGACGCAACCTGCCTTACGCATCTTGACAAGTAGCTCTTTGCTGACCATGTCCACGCGGGTTTCACAATCCCATTTAATCTTTAAACCTCGGCGGTGTATCTCGTCGCAGATTTCTTCGGTTCTGGCTTGGTCTACTGTGAAGGCGTCGTCGTAAAATGTGAATTGGGTTGCATGATAGGTCTTGTGCAGATACTCTAGTTCGTCAACTACGTTTTTTGGGCTTCGCATGCGGTATTTTCTGCCGAACATTCGGACAGCAGTGCAGAAGTTACACCAGAACACACAGCCTCTGCTTGTCATCACAGGGTAAGGTATCGAACCGTACTTGCGGAGATTATCACTGTGCTTCCAAAGATGCAGTGCTGGGAAAGGCAAGCTGTCGAGGTCTTCCAAAAAGGGGCGGTCAGGGTTCCTCTTGATTTTGTTGTCTTCCCTGCAAGTTGTTCCTACAAGGTCGTGGAAGGCTTGATGGTTTTCCACTCTCTGGGCGAGTTCAAGCATTGTTTGTTCTCCTTCACCTCTTACGATAACGTCTAAGGCTGGCTCTTCCTGCAATGCCTTGTCATCCCAGAAAGTGACATGTGACCCGCCGATTGCTGTTATGCAGTTTGGGAAAACCTCTTTTGCACTTTTTGCGATTTTGAGGGCTGACTTGTAAGTGAGTGTGGTGGAGGTGATGCCGACTATGTCAGGTTTAAATTTAATGAGTTCTTCTCTGACCTGTTCGTGGGTAAGGTTGTATGCTTGGCAATCAACCACGTTAACTTGAAAATTGTTCTTGTGCAATACCGCGCCCAAGTAACCAAGACCCAGTGGCATGAACGCTGGATGCTGATGCGAACCAACTGGGTAGGGTGGATTGACAAGAGTTATGCGAGTTTTCATTGCGCTTCCCTAGGCAATAGGAGTTTACATATTTGGGGTTCATTTACTTTATGCAAAACTAATCGAGTTCTCAACAACGGCGTTTCCATCAAGTTACCAGCCCTTTTGGAGTTTCTTTTGGCTTCAAGAACGCTTCTTTTATGTCCATGTAGAGCCAGTTTCTCTTCCAATTCTTCGCTTTCTCCTTCTTGGTTTTCTTTTTGAATTTGCTAACGACTAGCGAGTCTTTAAAGAAAGGCGCATCCACAATCGTCGTGTGGTATCCTTGTCCGTCTTCGCTGGACACGTCTATGCCTTTTTCATCTGCCAACTGCTTTAGCTCTTTAATGGAGTTGCTGTCGATGGTGCGTCCTAACCATTCTTCGCCAAAAAAGTCCGTGTTGATGCAGTTGAGCATGGGTTTTAAGCCAGCGTCAACCACTTCCTTGAGAACGTCATAGGTGTCGCCTGAAGGATTCTCTAGCGGCATCATGAAAGCCATGCCTGCTTGTTTTGCCATGCTCTCGTAATAGCTTGAGTGGACGATGGCGCATCCTGCGCCTACGATGTCGCCTGTAACCATGCCTTCGACGCCTTCTTCATCGTGCAATTTGACAAGAGTTTTGAGGATGTCTTCGTATGACTTCTTAATTTTGACCCGTTTCAGGGGCACGCCTAAAGTTTTGGATTGGAGCTCCATCAGTTTGAAGCTGTGAAAGACGTAATCTCTCATGTACTCGTAGGTGAGAAGGTAAGCAACCTCATGTCCCTGCTTGAGGACTTTGTGGTAAGCTAAACAACATTCTTTTCCTCCGCTCCAGTGGACAACTAATTTCATTTTGAACGCCTTCTGCTGGAAAAAGGCGGGTGGAACCGCTATAAAGTTTTGCATTAACCAGCAGTAATCAGTCAAATCAGCAAAAATAGCAACAAAATGTTAACCATGACATTTTGAGTTAAAGCTATAAACTGCCAAATAATCAAAACTAAGCAAACATTCAAAGAGAGAGCCACCGTGACACACAGCCAGCTAAACCAAACATGCGGCAACGAGGAGAAGCAAATTTGATTCTTTTAATGACCACAGCGCCCCCTGAAAGCGGCGCATGGTACCTTGGAAAACGCTTGCCTCCGATAGGTTTAATGTACATTGCCGCGTCGCTTGAGAAAGCTGGCTTTGAAGTGCAGATGCTCGATAACTACCTCATGAAAAAATCAATCGCTGAAGTTAAGCAGTTGGTCGCGAAGCTTAATCCGCAAATTGTAGGTATCACATGTGGCTCAGCAACTTACGCACGCTGCATAGAAACCGCCAGAGCCATAAAAGAAGTCTTGCCTAACTGCAGAATCGTCGTGGGCGGATGGCATGCTTCCTATGAACCTGACAGTTTGCTGGCGAACCCAGAAATCGATTATGTTGTTATGGGGGAAGGCGAGAGAGCCATCACACAACTTGCCACCTGCATCACTAACGGCAACGAACCCGCCGCCATGACAATCGCTGGCGTTGCATTGAGGCGGCATGGAAAAAACATCAAAAACCCGCCTAAATTCATCGAAAACATGGATGAACTTCCTTACCCAGCAAGGCACTTGTTGCCGCTTGAACTCTACGACAGAACCATAGAATACCTAAACGTGAAGCCCGCGGATGTCATGAGCATCTCACGCGGGTGCGTCTACAACTGTGGCTTCTGTGAAACAAGAAAACTTTGGGGCAACATCTGCCGAGGCTTCAGCCCGCAAAGGGTTATCGGTGAAATGCAGGATTTAATGAGTAAATACGGCACGAAAGGCATCTATTTTATCAACGACAACTTTACGCTCAGAAAAAAAGAAACCCTGGAATTATGCGAATTAATGGTCAAAAACAAATTGGATTTAGAGTGGGTTTGCGACACACGCGTTGACCTCGTCAACCAAGAACTCCTAGAAAAGATGAGCAGAGCAGGATGCAAGACAATCTGGTTTGGCGTTGAATCAGGCTCAGAAAGAATGCTGCAACGGATTGGCAGAAACACAACGCTGAAGCAGATAGAAACCGCTTTTGAGCTTTGCCGCAAAAACAGAATACAAACCGCCTGCTCGTTTATGCTTGGCATGCCTGATGAGACGCTCAAAGACATGGAGATGTCGCTTAGGTTCGCTAAGAAGTTGAATCCTGACTGGTGTTTGTTTAACGTTTTCATCGCTAACCCAGACAGCAGGCTCTACCAAGAAGTGCTTGAATCAGGAAAATACGATAAACTTGACGATTTCTTGCTGAGTGTGAAAACTGAAGAGTTCGATTACAACTCGCTTCTGGAAATCCAGCGAAGGTATTTTAGGGAATTTAACATGTCGCCAAAGCAAATAATCAAGCGAGTGAGGCGTGAAGGCGTTATCAACTTTGCAAAAAGAAGGCTCAATCCTAAAGCGCCAAAACGTGTTGGAATCGCTTAACAGTTTTAGCACTATTTTTTTGCTATCCAATAACTCATTTCAGGTCTACATAGCAACCGATACAAGTAGAATAACGCGTTTGGGAACATTGCACCGTTTAGGTGGTAATCTGCCCTCTCAAACCGTTCGAAACCTGCTTGTTTGAACGTTTGAGCTATTGCATTGTGGTTTATGGCGTGCTCTTTTTTGTGCCAATAATCAGACAGCGTGTAATCGATTGAGGGCACCCTTAAGCCTGTGATTTGGAAGTAAAAACTGTTGATTAAGGGGTTCGAGTGGAAGTAGAGGCTCTTTACGAGTTCAGCTAGGCTACTGGGCTCGTTCTTCCAGTAAAAAGGCGAAGCCTCATGGTCAATGTAAATTACTCCGCCTTTCTTTAGTAAACCGCAAAGTGTTCGAAGCGCGGCAAGGTAATCGGGCAAGTGATGAAGCACCGAATAACCCACTATCAAATCAAACGCACCTTTTGTGAAGTTTAGGTCTTCGATTGGCGAGTTAATCACTGTGAGTTTGTCGTTGAGGTAGGCGAGGTACTTTTTCTTGAGGATGGCACACATTTCGGCTGAGATGTCTATGGCTGTGACTTTGTAGCCCATCTGTAGCAGTTTACCTGTTAAGTTGCCTGTGCCTGCGCCAACGTCAAGTGCGTTTTTTTGGTTATCAACAATCTGCTTGTCTATCTGCTCAAGAAGCGTCTTTACTCTTTTTTGTTCGCGTTTACTGTACACTTCAGGATGAATCAGCTCGTAGTACTCAGCTTCGCTACGGTGAACCTCAATGTTGGCTTGATGGATTTTCTCTTTTAGCGTTTGGTCTTTAGGCAATACTGTTTGTGCCTTCTTCACGGTTAGGTTTGTTGAGTAATTAGTTTCCAATTAATATATTATTTTCAAAAATTCAAGAATACGCATCGCAAAATCCAAGAGGCATTCTTAACCTACAGTGTCATAAGAAAATCATCACAGCTGTCTTGTCTTTGAATTTGCTCTAAAAATGCGAAAAGTTTAAGCACAAAGCGCCGCCTTTGAGAGATAAACACCCGCGTGAAGCAAAAATGAAGCCTCATATAACATTAGTGAACCCAGCCGCGCCGCCTGCTGCTGCTATGCATTGGCCCTTTGCACTGTTAGGCTTAGGGTACTTAGGTGCAGTTTTAGAAAAAAACAACTACAAAGTTGACGTAATCGATTGCCAAATGCTTAATCTCTCTTTTGAAGACTTCAGAGCTGAGATTGCCAAGCGGCAACCCAACATTGTCGGCATGACTTCCTCCACGTTAACGTATAAATCAGGCTTGAAATTGGTGAAAATCGCCAAAGAAGCTTGCCCCAACTGTATTACAATCGCAGGTGGACCCCACGTTACCTTCTGGGACGACCATGCTCTGGAAGAGTGCCCCGAACTTGACATTGTAGTTAGGAAAGAGGGGGAAGAAACTATGCTGGAACTGGTGCAGAAGATAGAAGCGGGCGAGAGCTACTATGACGTTTTGGGCATCACCTGCAGAAAAGACGGCAAAATCCACAGAACACCAGACCGCCCATACATTGAAGATTTAGATAGCTTGCCGTTTCCAGCGCGCCACCTGTGGCCAATGGAGAAGTTCCGTGAACACGAGGATGTGTTGTATTTGGCGACTAGCAGGGGGTGCGTGTACTGGTGTGAATTCTGCGCTACTGTTAGGATGCACGGTCGCAAGTACCGCATGCGAAGCCCAAAAAACGTAGTTGACGAGATAGAGTTTCTCCACAAGACGTATGGCATGAGCAATTTCACGTTTTGTGATGACGCTTTTACCGTGGACCAGCCCAGAGTCGAGGAATTATGTAATGATATCCTAAAACGCGGCTTAAAGATAAAGTGGAACTGTGGAACACGCGTTGACATGCTAACTAAAGAACTGCTTATCAAAATGAAAGAAGCAGGTTGCATCTCAGTCTGGTTTGGCGTGGAGTCAGGTACACAACAAATGTTAGATGCCATGAAGAAAGGAATCACCCCAGAATTAACCATTAAAGTTCTAGGTTGGGTACGAGAATTAGGGCTCCAGCCAGTTCCAAACGTTATTCTCGGCTTTCCAGGAGAAACCAAAGAGAGCGCTTGGAAGACCATAAAGTTTGTTGAAAAGATATCGCCTGACGCGGTAGGCTTCTACAATGTCGCTACACCTTTCCCTGGCACGCCGATGTACGACATGGTTAAAGAGAAAGGCTGGTTGAGAGTCACAGACTTTGACTTGTACGATACTACAAGACCTACCTTTGAGACACCGTGGCTTAGCATGAAAGAACTTGGAAAACTCCGCGAAGGCGCTTTTCACCATTACTATTTGCGTAGAGCGTACTTCTTTGATAAGAAAAGACGGTTTAAGCTGTCTACAGCATTGATTGTGGCGATGAACCTAATAGCAGACATCAAGCTAAAACTTCGAAGAAACTAAAAACTGCTTACCGCTTTTTTCTTCGTCTAAAGCGTAAGGCTTCAAAAAGAAAAATCGCGGCTGAAACAACCGTCACTATTGTCAAAAGCCAAAAAGCCTCTTGAATCCCAGACCCATAAAACAAATGCGGAATTAAAACCAAAATTTCAGCAATCAAAACACCTACGAATACAAAACCGAAGATTGCAAAGCTTGGAACAAGACTTTTCCCAACCCAAACATACCCTCGCATAGCTGCTTTTTTCTTTACAACGTAATTGCCGTACTCGTCTTTAGTAACTAACTCTAAATCCATGAGCTTTTGCAGGTTTCGGTACGCCACGCTTGGGCTGCTCAGGTTAGCGCCACGCATTAAATCTCTTGGACCAACTGGCTTGCCAGCCTTAACCAAATAAACGTAGGTATCAAACAATGTTGTGTTGAGTTCTTCCTCAAGCTCCAAGGTAAACACCATAAACCACTAATCGCTGTTTATCCTTAAAAAATAAAGCCCCAAACCACCACTAAACTGAATGCTCTCTTAAGCCTTGCACAGCCACATTACCGCTAAAATTGTCCCAAACTCACTACACCCAAAGGCACACGAATCAAATTTGAGTATAGTGATTTATGCAGAATCTTAAGGGGCAAGCGCTATTACGAAAAAATAGCAAAGCATTTCGAAACCAGCGCTTTAAATAGGGGATAGGGGTCTGTGGCAAAGCAAACTGTTTATGGTGTTAGTCTGACTCTGTCTCGTGGGTAGAGTGTTACTTCGCGTATGTTTTTGTTGCCTGTTAATATCATGGTTAGGCGTTCGAGCCCTATTGCCCAGCCTGCGTGGGGTGGCATGCCGTAGTCGTAGGCTTGCAGGTGGCATTTGAAGGATTCTGGGTTTAGTCCTTTCTCTTTGAGTCGCGCGATGAGTTGGTCTTTTTGGGCTATGCGTGTTCCGCCTGAGACGAGTTCGATGTAGCGCCACATTAAGTCGAAGCCTTCGCAGATTTCAGGTTTGTCGTCTTTGGGTTTAATGTAGAAAGCTTTGGCATGCGTGGGCCAATCCGTTATAAAGTAGAAGTAGGGGTAGAGTTTACCCAGTACACGGAATGCTTCTGTTGGGATATCTTCGCCCCACGGAATCGTGACACCTTGCGCTTTGAGGTCTTCTAGGACTTGGTCGTAGGTTAAGCGCTTAAACGGTAATGTGGGCACTTCAAACTTGTAGCCAAGCGCAGACAACTCTGTGGCACATTTCTCCTTAACAGTAGCGCAGGCGTATTGGATAACTTGCTCAAGGAGCGCCATGACATCTTTAGCATCAGCAAACGCTTGCTCAATGTCAACGGAGACGAATTCGCTGAGATGCCTGCGCGTGTGTGATTCTTCAGCGCGGAAAAATGGTCCGACCTCAAAAACTTTCTCAAAACTCAGCGTTAACTCTTCCTTGTAGAGTTGTGGGCTCTGCGCGAGGTAAGCTTTCTGACCGAAATAGTCAACGCTGAAGAGTTCGGCGCCTCCTTCAGTTGCCGAAGCAATAATTCTTGGTGTATGAACCTCCAGAAAACCTTTCTCAAAGAGGAAACCGCGAATTGCTTCTAGGGCGGTGTGTTGGATTTTGAAGGTGGCTAAGGTTTTTTCTTGGGTGAGGTCGAGGGGTCTTGCGTCTAAGCGTGCTTCTATGTTTGCAGGTGTTTTGCCTGTGATGTCGATGGGTAATTGTTCGGTTGCTGTGTTGAATATTTTTATGGCGTTAGGAATGACTTCTATACCTCTGGGCGTCATGTTGGTTTTTTTAACCGTGCCCTTCACGCCGATTGCAAACCGTTTCTGTAGGATGTCAGATTTGGCTAAAACTTCGGGCGGGATTCTTTTTTTGGGAATGGTCAACTGGATGGTGCCTTCGCGGTCTTGCATAATTATGAAGCGGATTCCGCCGAGGTCACGTATGTCTTGAACCCAACCGAAAACTGTTACTTCTTGACCGTCCGTTTCTGGCGTTATGTTGCTAGTATAATGTGTTCTAATCAAATCATCAATAGAGTCCAAATTCATGCCACTTCGCCAATCCTAGTCCGCGATTTCAACACGTAAGGACATTTTACGTATTTTACTAGCTATTTCCTTTAAAGCCTTAACGTCAAAAGGCAGTTGCGCTCCGCGTTTGCGCTTGAGAATTACGCGGGTTTCTGTGGTCCCGTCTGGAAGCCAGATGGTGTTTATTGTTAAGATGCTGAAGGGTATGAATAAATCTTCAAGGAATTTGCGGTCGTCAACTCCATACTCGAGAACGCGAACGTTTTTGCCTGTTTCATCGCCGATGGCTTTGACGATTTTGCCGCCATAACCTAGAATTCTTGGAACATCGCCGTGCCCCACGAGGATGGCTAAGGTTTTTTCTACTTCGACGGCTTTGTAGAAGCAGACGTTCTGTAGGGAAGGATACTTTTCTTCTAGACTCAGCAGTAGGCGGGCGATTTTCAGGTCTAAGTTACTTATTTCGCCAGCTTTCACTTTTGCTGAGCACTTTTGGCATAGAATGCCGCTTTTTAAGCAGAAGCTGCAGAGTTCTGTTTTCATTTGCCGTCGGTTTTTCCTGCAAAGAAGGAGTTTAGCTTTCGTGAATTTTTATCTGGTGAGCGTTATTTCTATGGTGCTGACGTTTGTTCCTTGGTTGCCTTCTTCATGGTCTTGTGGTAGGAATTGGTCTGTTCCAATGCCGATGTTTTTGATTTTTACGTCCGGGAGGAATTTGTGCCTGACTACTTCAACGACATCGATTGCTCGGCAGATGGATCTCCCGCGGGCTTTAACGCTGACTTCTTTTGCGCCGCTGTGGAAGAAGGTGATGCAAGCGAGGACATAGTTCATTGTTGGTTTTTTTCCGATTAAGACTGCGTTGGTTTCTGTCACGTTCGCTACACTCCTAGTTTACTTTGAGTGGTTTGTGTAAAGCTTTTTTTCGAAATAAATACATTGTGGTGGATGCTTGAGGTTCTTACTTTTCAATGAAGACTGGTTTTAGTTTCTTTTTAGCTAAATTAGTTTTTGTTACATAGGAGTTTGTTTATTTTTCAGGCATTAGATTCTTAAGCAACTTCACTATTGTAAAGGTTTAAGTTAACAAAACATGGCAAAAGTGACCAGTTTGGAACCATTAACTAAACGTTCAATCCAGCTGTTAAAAACCCTTTATGAAAAGGGAAAAGCCACAAACACTTACACTTTGAGAGTAAAACAGGATGAATTATCAAATCAACTTGGAGTAAGTAGGCAAGCGTTAAACGTGCATCTGCGCAAACTCAAAAATCGCGGTTACATCCGCACTGGCAGAGGCTTTATCGACGTAACTGAGAAAGGGTTAAGTGCCCTAGGTGTGTCAACCACCCCTGCGTTTGTTTTGCTTAAAGTTTCGCCGATGAAGCGGATTCACGTTTACCAGCAAATCCATGAACTCGGGGTTTCCAGAGCTTTCCGTATTGCAGGAGAAGTTGATGCGCTAATTATTGTTGAGCGAGAAAACCTAGATGAGTTCTTAAAGAAACTCTACAGCATCGATGGCATTGAGGACACGCGTTCTTATGTGACCATTGACACAATCAAGTAGACACACTAAGTTTAGGCGATGTTAGACAAAAGGTATATTTGATACTTAGCCATCAAAGACTTAGCCAAAATGGAAGGTTAACAATAAAATGCCGATATTAGACCCAGTAAAGAAATCCATAGCTCAAAAACACAGGCTTTACATGAAAATCTGCCGAGACTGCGGGGCACGCAACGCTGAAACAGCGTTAAAATGCAGAAAGTGCAAGGGCAAAAACCTGCGCTGGAAGAAACGAGAAATAGTAAAATAACCAGTTCACTTTTATTTTACTTTGTTTTCTCTAACGAAAATGAAGTTTTTATCTGCCAATTTTTAATGCCCAATTAGTGCTGTTTTGCGGAAGATTGTTGCTCTGCCACAGACCCCCCTCCCCCTATTTAAAGCGGGAAACTTTTTTTACTACGTACATGGTGCTTTACTGGTTCGCTAAAGCCTTGAGAAAAATGCTAACGGCTGTCTGTTAGGGTTATGGCAAAATTAAAAGGGAACGCTGACACATTAGCTAACCAGACAAGTGGAGAAGAAGAGTTTGACCAAAGCTGAGATAGCTGTTAGTTATCAGCCTTTTAAAGAAATTGTGGTTATGGAGAAAACCCGTTTCAACTCAGTAGAGGAAATAGCCCGATTCACTTCTGTCATCGCGGGCGGCAAGTTGGCAGGTTTGTACTGGGTGGACGGCGTGGTTTTCCTGTACTTTCCACTTACCGCTTCAACAACCATCGTTGCTAAGGAGCTTTTGGAGCACGGCAAAGTTTACTGGACTTTTGTAGGCTACGCGCTGATGCCAAAGTACACTCAAGTGATCGAAACTAAAGAGAAAATGATTGTACCTGTCGTGGACATTTCATCTGACACAATCTTAAAAACCGTGGCGCAGTGGCTAAAAGAACAGAAACCCTAAGCGCCGAGGGTCAGTTCTTGCCGCAGGTAGTTTTTTTTGGCACCGTTTTCTCGGGAACAGGTCAAGGAAAGAAGTTTATTGATTTGCCTTGGGTGAAGCAGCAGATAGAGGAAAAACTCGGTTTCACACCGTATTCTGGAACGCTAAACCTGCGTTTAACCAAAGAAAGCGTCGAAAACAAAAAACGGCTCGAGGATGCTAAGGGGTTTGTGGTTGAGCCGCAGGCAGGTTACTGTAGAGGCGTAATGTTTAGGGCGCAAATCGATTCTGTGCAGGGTGCAATCATTGTTCCGAAAGTTCCAAAATACCCCAGCAGTGTTTTGGAGGTTATTGCTCCTGTTTACCTACGCGAACACCTTAAGTTAACAGATGGCAGTCAAGTAGTTGTTACCGTCAGCGTTTAGGCGTACAGGACTTCTTGTATTCTGCGATGTACTCCTCTGAACAGCCTGCCCGTTTTAGGTACTCGCCATAGGTTACCAGCGATTTCATAGCTCGCGCCGCGTCCTCAGGTGACCCAAAGGACGGCACACACAACCTGTCAAATCGCGAGCGTGTGTAGAGCGCCATTTCTGTCTCGCCGATGTCACACATGACTATTGGTTTGCTGTATTTGGCAGCGACTTCCACAATACCGTCGATGTATTTTTCTCTGAGACCTGGCATGTGATGTAAACCAAGTAAAATGATGCCGTCAACTTTAGGGTCTTCGAACATCAGCTCAGCGGCGATTTCAAACATTTCATCCGTCACTGAACCTGTCAAATCCACAGGGTTAGAAGTTGTAGCAATCTTTAGTATAACCCCTTTGTCTTTGAGTTCTTGGAATTTTTGCAGTGTCGACTCAGAGAAGCGCTCAACCGTCAACCCTAATGTTTCGCATTCGTCAACTGTCATAACGCCTGGTCCACCAGCATCTGTGAGAATGCCGATGTTTCTGCCTAAAGCAGGCGGCTGCATAGCTAATGCTTTACCCATATCAAAGAATTCTTCCATGTCGCGTGCCCTGATGACTCCGCCCTGCTCAAATGCCGCATCATAAATCTTATCCGACCCCGCGATAGCGCCAGTGTGCGAAGCCGCTGCTCTTGCGCCAGCAGTACTGCGTCCCGACTTGATGGCTACAATTGGTTTTTTAACTGTGACTTTTTTGGCTACGTTGAGAAATTCTCTGCCGTCTTTGACGTCCTCTATGTACATGAGTGTAACCTTGGTGTCGTCATCATAAAACAAATAGTTGAGGATATCTGATTCGCTAACGTCACATTTGTTGCCGAAACTTACGAATTTGCTAACACCCATCTGGCGACCAGTCAAGTAGTCCAGTGCAGCTACACCAAAAGCTCCACTCTGTGTGACCATTGCAATGCTTCCAGGCATAGGTCTTGGCGTCGCAACAACATCATCACCAGTGGTCAGCACCTTCGTCTCAGGCAGGAACAAGGTGTCGATGCCTGTTTTTGAGTAGTAGACGCCTAAGCAGTTGGGTCCTAAAATTCGAATTCCGCCCTTCTTGGCAGTAGCCACCACTTGCTCTTCCAACTCGGCATTGCCGACTTCTCGGAAGCCTGAGCTTATGATTATGGCGGCTTTAACTTTCTTGGCGACAGCCTCCGCCATAACCGAGGGGACAACTTTGGCAGGCACGATAATAACAATCAACTCTACTTCGCAGGGGATACGGGAAAGCGACTTGTAGCATTTGAAGCCTAGAATTGACTCTTCGTTGGGGTTCACAGGGTAGAGCTCACCTTTGAAAACTCCGCGTTCCTTGTTTGTGGAGAAGTTCTTGAAAATAACATGCCCTGCTTTATCAACCTTTTTTGTAGCGCCGATAACGGCGACTGAACGCGGATTGAAAAACGCGTCTAACTGGTGTATTGATTCTTCCATACATACCCCTACTAGCTATTTGCTTGGATGCCCAAGGCATTTTTATGTGTTGCCCTCTATAAAACCACATTCAAGCTCAAATGCATTAATGTTTTGTCATGTATTAACTTTCTTAGAGGTGTTTCCTGACGATTACGATAGGGTTGTGCTTGATGGAGCCAAGCATCTCCCAACTCACTGCATTAACATCCACGCCAAAACGAGAAGCCATGTCCCACACTGTCGCCCCTGAGCCTGGGCCTCGGGCTCTGTCACCTATGTTTGTGATTTTCAATGCCTCGACAGCGGAAAGATTGCAGCCTGCAACTGCAAGGGGCGTGGAACTCTTCTTTAGCTTCAAAACCCTGCCTAAAATGTACGTGGGAGTGCCCCCAAAGGAATGTATGCCTTTTAG
The nucleotide sequence above comes from Candidatus Bathyarchaeota archaeon. Encoded proteins:
- a CDS encoding class I SAM-dependent methyltransferase, with product METNYSTNLTVKKAQTVLPKDQTLKEKIHQANIEVHRSEAEYYELIHPEVYSKREQKRVKTLLEQIDKQIVDNQKNALDVGAGTGNLTGKLLQMGYKVTAIDISAEMCAILKKKYLAYLNDKLTVINSPIEDLNFTKGAFDLIVGYSVLHHLPDYLAALRTLCGLLKKGGVIYIDHEASPFYWKNEPSSLAELVKSLYFHSNPLINSFYFQITGLRVPSIDYTLSDYWHKKEHAINHNAIAQTFKQAGFERFERADYHLNGAMFPNALFYLYRLLCRPEMSYWIAKK
- the albA gene encoding DNA-binding protein Alba, translating into MTETNAVLIGKKPTMNYVLACITFFHSGAKEVSVKARGRSICRAIDVVEVVRHKFLPDVKIKNIGIGTDQFLPQDHEEGNQGTNVSTIEITLTR
- a CDS encoding Lrp/AsnC family transcriptional regulator; this translates as MAKVTSLEPLTKRSIQLLKTLYEKGKATNTYTLRVKQDELSNQLGVSRQALNVHLRKLKNRGYIRTGRGFIDVTEKGLSALGVSTTPAFVLLKVSPMKRIHVYQQIHELGVSRAFRIAGEVDALIIVERENLDEFLKKLYSIDGIEDTRSYVTIDTIK
- the aspS gene encoding aspartate--tRNA(Asn) ligase codes for the protein MNLDSIDDLIRTHYTSNITPETDGQEVTVFGWVQDIRDLGGIRFIIMQDREGTIQLTIPKKRIPPEVLAKSDILQKRFAIGVKGTVKKTNMTPRGIEVIPNAIKIFNTATEQLPIDITGKTPANIEARLDARPLDLTQEKTLATFKIQHTALEAIRGFLFEKGFLEVHTPRIIASATEGGAELFSVDYFGQKAYLAQSPQLYKEELTLSFEKVFEVGPFFRAEESHTRRHLSEFVSVDIEQAFADAKDVMALLEQVIQYACATVKEKCATELSALGYKFEVPTLPFKRLTYDQVLEDLKAQGVTIPWGEDIPTEAFRVLGKLYPYFYFITDWPTHAKAFYIKPKDDKPEICEGFDLMWRYIELVSGGTRIAQKDQLIARLKEKGLNPESFKCHLQAYDYGMPPHAGWAIGLERLTMILTGNKNIREVTLYPRDRVRLTP
- a CDS encoding B12-binding domain-containing radical SAM protein yields the protein MRDKHPREAKMKPHITLVNPAAPPAAAMHWPFALLGLGYLGAVLEKNNYKVDVIDCQMLNLSFEDFRAEIAKRQPNIVGMTSSTLTYKSGLKLVKIAKEACPNCITIAGGPHVTFWDDHALEECPELDIVVRKEGEETMLELVQKIEAGESYYDVLGITCRKDGKIHRTPDRPYIEDLDSLPFPARHLWPMEKFREHEDVLYLATSRGCVYWCEFCATVRMHGRKYRMRSPKNVVDEIEFLHKTYGMSNFTFCDDAFTVDQPRVEELCNDILKRGLKIKWNCGTRVDMLTKELLIKMKEAGCISVWFGVESGTQQMLDAMKKGITPELTIKVLGWVRELGLQPVPNVILGFPGETKESAWKTIKFVEKISPDAVGFYNVATPFPGTPMYDMVKEKGWLRVTDFDLYDTTRPTFETPWLSMKELGKLREGAFHHYYLRRAYFFDKKRRFKLSTALIVAMNLIADIKLKLRRN
- a CDS encoding B12-binding domain-containing radical SAM protein; the encoded protein is MKTRITLVNPPYPVGSHQHPAFMPLGLGYLGAVLHKNNFQVNVVDCQAYNLTHEQVREELIKFKPDIVGITSTTLTYKSALKIAKSAKEVFPNCITAIGGSHVTFWDDKALQEEPALDVIVRGEGEQTMLELAQRVENHQAFHDLVGTTCREDNKIKRNPDRPFLEDLDSLPFPALHLWKHSDNLRKYGSIPYPVMTSRGCVFWCNFCTAVRMFGRKYRMRSPKNVVDELEYLHKTYHATQFTFYDDAFTVDQARTEEICDEIHRRGLKIKWDCETRVDMVSKELLVKMRKAGCVGVWFGVESGSKKQLESMGKGFSLAQTRRAFKWAKEAGLMTVAGVILGFPGETKESAWETIRFIKELNPNDVGFYIATPYPGTPMYDEVKANGSLKITDFDKYDTATPTFEIPNMTMQELSQIREQAFQSFYLSPAYFVSALGMFKKGKMWGLGAFRLILAHFRRAVRAKADSILK
- a CDS encoding B12-binding domain-containing radical SAM protein; the encoded protein is MILLMTTAPPESGAWYLGKRLPPIGLMYIAASLEKAGFEVQMLDNYLMKKSIAEVKQLVAKLNPQIVGITCGSATYARCIETARAIKEVLPNCRIVVGGWHASYEPDSLLANPEIDYVVMGEGERAITQLATCITNGNEPAAMTIAGVALRRHGKNIKNPPKFIENMDELPYPARHLLPLELYDRTIEYLNVKPADVMSISRGCVYNCGFCETRKLWGNICRGFSPQRVIGEMQDLMSKYGTKGIYFINDNFTLRKKETLELCELMVKNKLDLEWVCDTRVDLVNQELLEKMSRAGCKTIWFGVESGSERMLQRIGRNTTLKQIETAFELCRKNRIQTACSFMLGMPDETLKDMEMSLRFAKKLNPDWCLFNVFIANPDSRLYQEVLESGKYDKLDDFLLSVKTEEFDYNSLLEIQRRYFREFNMSPKQIIKRVRREGVINFAKRRLNPKAPKRVGIA
- a CDS encoding 50S ribosomal protein L40e — encoded protein: MPILDPVKKSIAQKHRLYMKICRDCGARNAETALKCRKCKGKNLRWKKREIVK